Proteins encoded together in one Eubalaena glacialis isolate mEubGla1 chromosome 7, mEubGla1.1.hap2.+ XY, whole genome shotgun sequence window:
- the LOC133094584 gene encoding LOW QUALITY PROTEIN: protein FAM98B-like (The sequence of the model RefSeq protein was modified relative to this genomic sequence to represent the inferred CDS: inserted 1 base in 1 codon; deleted 1 base in 1 codon; substituted 1 base at 1 genomic stop codon), whose protein sequence is MRGLEPGPKATMQGDVLDTLEALGYKGPLLEEQALMKAAEGGLSSPEFSELCVWLGSQIKSLCNLEESITSAGKDDLESSQLEISGFLKEMACPYSVLVSGDIKDRLNKKDDCLKLLLFLSTELQALQILQNKKRKNSQLDKNSEIYQEVQAIGDTLGIPKSTTSDIPLMLNQVESKVKDILSQVQKNHVGKPLLKIDLTLEQAEQLEXNDALSCECECRRRMLMKXLDVTVQSFGWSDRAKIKTDDIARIYQPKRYALSPKTTITLAHLLAAREDLSKILSTSSGSSWEKTACAINKVLMGRVPDRGGRPNEIEPPPPEMPPWQKRQGGGGRGGWGGGGGGGGRGGSGSGRGGWGGGGGWGGGGGGGGAWSGGRGGGGRGGGFQGRGDYGGRGGYGGRGYGDPYGGGGGGYRRY, encoded by the exons ATGAGAGGGCTGGAACCAGGTCCCAAAGCTACGATGCAGGGGGACGTGCTTGACACTCTAGAGGCGCTGGGGTATAAGGGACCACTGTTAGAAGAGCAAGCCCTTATGAAGGCAGCAGAGGGTGGACTATCTTCACCTGAATTTTCAGAGCTCTGTGTTTGGTTAGGCTCTCAAATAAAATCATTGTGCAACTTGGAAGAAAGTATCACTTCAGCTGGGAAAGATGATCTAGAAAGCTCCCAGCTTGAGATAagtggctttttaaaagaaatggcaTGTCCATATTCTGTACTCGTATCAGGAGATATTAAAGACCGTTTAAATAAGAAGGATGACTGTTTGaaacttctattatttttaagtacAGAGCTTCAAGCTTTACAGATACTACAGAACAAGAAACGTAAAAATTCTCAATTAGATAAAAATAGTGAAATTTATCAGGAAGTTCAAGCTATCGGCGATACCCTTGGTATTCCCAAGTCAACAACTTCTGACATTCCACTTATGCTGAACCAAGTGGAATCAAAGGTGAAAGATATTCTCTCACAAGTCCAGAAAAATCATGTGGGAAAACCACTGCTAAAAATTGATTTAACTCTGGAACAGGCGGAACAACTGG AGAATGATGCCCTTTCCTGTGAATGTGAGTGCCGTCGGCGGATGTTGATGAAATGATTAGATGTAACAGTGCAGTCCTTTGGATGGTCTGATAGAGCAAAGATAAAAACAGATGACATAGCAAGAATTTACCAGCCTAAGCGTTATGCTTTGTCACCCAAGACAACAATAACCTTGGCACATCTACTTGCTGCCCGTGAAGATCTATCCAAGATCTTAAGTACAAGTAGTGGCTCCAGCTGGGAGAAGACAGCATGTGCCATTAATAAGGTGCTGATGGGAAGGGTGCCTGACAGGGGAGGACGGCCGAATGAAATTGAACCACCACCCCCTGAAATGCCCCCTTGGCAAAAGAGACAAGGCGGCGGCGGAAGGGGTGGTtggggtggtggaggtggaggtggtggtagaGGAGGTAGTGGGAGTGGAAGAGgtggttggggagggggaggggggtggggaggt ggggggggagggggaggggcgtggAGTGGAGGTAGAGGAGGGGGTGGTAGAGGAGGAGGTTTCCAAGGCAGGGGAGATTATGGAGGAAGAGGGGGCTATGGTGGAAGAGGTTATGGAGATCCATatggaggaggtggtggtggatatagaagatattaa